TAACAGGAAAGGGGCACAAGACTGACAATCTTCACCTCTGCTGCTGTGTCCCATCATCTTTTCTCAAATCTTGAGTTGACTTAGTTTTCATTTTTTGAAGCCGTATATACTTTGTAAATTagagaaaaataacaaaatggaaaGTGGTCCTCATTGGTGTAATTCCCTCCTGAGAAAAGTCAGCCTTGTGCTCTGGTTGAAATTATACAGACACCAGGCTCAGAGAGATTTTCCATCAATGATCCACCTGAGTGTTAGGCCAGAATCTGGAACATATTGATCAGAGTAACTAGACAATTCTAAGAGTTGCAGCCAAAAAAAGGCCATTTTTGACTACACCTCCAAGAACCTCCCAGCCAGCATGCTTccaggagatgtagtccaaataAATAATTGTTCTGAGCTCTTCCCCAGCTTAAGACTCTTTCACTGAAGATACAGATATTTTAATTTAGAAATGGCATTTGTGACCATACTCTTGGTGTTCCTCTTTGCTCACAGTTATACAACAAGCTGACTTATATATAGCCTTCTTCCAAACTGGCTCAGTATGCTGAGGATCGAGTACTACCAGCGCTGGAAAAGTTGtattaacaatttttaaaggcatttttcaAAGGAATGGTTATATTTTATTCCCTCAGAGCCTTTTGGTTAAGGAAACAAATGGCtaagaactgaaataaataagcaCTGTGGCTGACTTCTAGCTAAGGCGCCTGGAGAAAGCAAAAGgtctgaaacaacaacaaccacaacaactcaTCAGGTCAATGGCTTACTCCCACTATAAATGACACTCTtgtaaaaacaaatgttttgtgCAGCAAGCACTTGGCTATTCTAGACCAGCTTTTTGTTTTATAAGGAGGAAAAACAGCAACCCATCTTCTCAGTAATGCTGTCTGTGTCATAAATGGGAACAGCTACCTTCTGGCCATTTCTTCATCCGATACATCAGCTTCCATTGCATTATCTTCCTCTTCGATTTCTTCTGTCTTGTACTTAGAGTTCATCTGGATCATTAACTTCTGAAAATGAAGAAGTGGAATATCAGCTTAAGTATTACGCCCCTTGAAGAAAAAGTCGTAGAGATAGATTTGGCAGCAAGAGAAAATCACTGTCCAAAAATAATGGGCACATGCAGAATGTAGAAGATTTTTAACCTTCACTTTGCCTTCCATCTATCTGTAGGTTGTGGATTAATATAAGATTGGGGAAACACAAGACTGAGCCCTCTTATGAGTGATTTATCATGGCATCAGTTTTGTGGTCCAGAGTCCATTAGTGGCTCACAGCCCACAAATGTGGACCATGATTCGCTCGCGTCCTGTTGGTAATCTTCCCATATGTATCTTACCAACTATCCTCTGTGGAAAGAAGGCCTTTACTTGGATCCAGCAGGGCTTTCCTTATGGTTTTAATTTCTCCTGGAATGTAGCAGAGCCAAGTGGCGAAGAGAGTGAAAACATGATGTATTAGCCACCTTTTAGGATAAAACTACAGCAAATGGAGGAGCTGGGCAAGCCTGTTTGGTGTCATCTTATCACAGCTCAGGGAACTTCTAGGGAAATGGTTTCTATTTCTGGGAGCAAAATGCAATTAAGGGTTTGGGAGGCAGATGAGTCTGGTTTGTCCACCTCACTTTAAATCCAGGCTGAGGAACATTTGGATCTTCTGttattttggcctacaactcctttaccactggccatgctaggtGGGCTGACTGGAGTTAtggtccagaacatctggagggtcaaaggttCCACTAACATAGTACCATACATCCAAGGACAACCAGTTACAGACATATATGTCCTTCTACATATTTCCTAACCAGGTTTGTACAAATCTACATCAATACATTAGGGATGAACAGTGACAGTACAGCTCACATAGCCCCCCAAATAGCCTGGGAGAATTAATTCCCACCAGGAACAATTTTCTAACTTTGCTATTACGAGACAGTGCAgtatagaggtttgagcattgcactatgactttggagaccagagtctgaacagccacagaaacctacagGGTGATctcaggcaagttacactctctcagcctcagaggtagctaaaggcaaaccccctctgcaccAATCTTACagagaaaactccataatagtggtgacataagtcagaaattacttgaaggaacacaacaacaacaacaatgctccaAAGATGAGATAAGGTGACCTAACCAGAACTTACAAATGTGACAAGACAACTTAAGAAAGCCCTGCCAACATTGTTACTAGCCACATAGGctaggaacttttccaaactctggtccagACTGACTTGCTGTATTGTAAAAAGGCTAAGAGCAACCCTTCACTGATGATTTCCAGAGCACTAGAAGACTGGCATTTGTCTGATAATGCAGTCCTAATCACTCCTTCCTACCTTGCAAGTGCACTTGATCTGAAATAAGATGCCTCTCTAAAGCACTTCAGGGCATTCGCATACATTTGCTCAATCATCTGTTCAACAGCCCAACTGAGTATTAAATATGGATTGTGGGCAAGGGGCATACTTAGTGGCTTGCCTTAAGTGGCTACTTCATAAGTTGGGGGCAGAGGTGAAATGAAGCAGGGGTTTCATGCTTCTTTTGAACCAAGACTTTTGTGCCTCTCAGCTGTCTCTTTGAATCATTGCTGAACCAGATCCAGAAAGGATAAAGTAGTCCCCTTGCTCCATACCTCAACTTCAGGATTGAACCCTTTAAATGACATTCTGCCATATAGGAGGTCTTCACATGGTGCAAAGCTTCTCTCTTCTATTATAAAGCTCCTGCAGAGTAGCAATAAAAGGAAAGAGGCCTTAGAGAGTTGAACAAGCGAGTTTAACTTAGTCAGCATCTTGGCATGAAATAAAACCCAATGGCTCACTCTCCAGTTTTAGAAGgcacttccatttttatttttattttattttaaattccaaCAAACgcaatacagtgggccattggtatctgtgagatttggttccaggacccctgatggatacccaaatctgtggatgatcaagttccGTTATAttcaatggagtagtaaaatggtgtctcttaaataaaataaaggtttgctttttgaatttttttaaatgtattttcaagcagtggatagttgaatctttgaatacgaagggctgactgtacaaccaACTTACTCCTTTTCCTTCAGTTCTGGTAGATCCAGGAACCAGTGCTCCTCgctgattattttcttttcctcttcctcaagCTGCTTTTTGGTTTCGGAATCCAGGCCCCTTTGCATGAACTGAAACACAAGACACATAAAAGGTCTCAGTTTTAGCATCTCATCCATTTATGTATCTCTCAGAgactaaaattaccttcaggccatgtgtataataaggtgtatataaaacataaattaatttcatattcagacttgggtcctatctccaaggtatctcatgtatatattccaaatattccaaaatctagggGGGGggcactgaaatccaaaacacttgtgatcccaagcatttaggataagggagactctacCTGTAAGACCTTTAATGTTCactcactctttgcaatgcttATCAGTTTGGTTTCAAGTTGAGAAAAACTTCATTCAGTAATCTAGTTGAGCATTCTGTTTTACTAAAAGATGGACATAAGGTCCACAGATTACTCTACTTGTGACTGACTGAGAAGCAagaaatgttgagaaactgaagcaagCCTAGCAATTGTTAGCATTAGTTACTCTAttcctctaaggcagtggttcccaaaatttggtcttcctgatgtttttatttatagaaTTTATACTCCATCTTTCAGCCAAAAACATGCTCAGAGCAGCTTGCAAATTGTTCATTTGACATTTTCCTGCTTTCCcgtaaggctgagagactgtgacttgatCTGGTTCATTCCAtagatttccatggcttagcCTTGGACTCCAACCTTGGTCTCTCGAGTTCTAGTCCAACCATCAACCACAACACCAGGCCACCACACTGTTTCTGTGCCAAATTTGTCATCCCATATCTCTTACTTCAGCCTAAGAAATAACACATCTGTAGAAGACTGCAGGGAATGTGGAATACTTCTGGTTCatatcattttggataagggatgctcaacgTTTGTGTATTTGTATGAGTGTAAAGGGAGGGGGGTAGAAATCCAAACAGCTTGGGATAAAAATATCTAGCTCCAACTTTCAACAGCTGCACGGAAAGtaaaacatttcaaatgaacattCATTCGTTTGGGCTTTCGGGAGCAAAATGTGGTATTCCGTGGAAAATATATCAAGCTGTGAAAATGGAACTGAAGCTACAAGTGGCACTAAAACTCTGTTGTCAAAGTTGTGATGTAGCACCAAGCAGTAAGCTGTTGATGCAGTAGTCGGCAGGAGAATTACTTCAGATGTTGGAGGGTACCAATGGCATTTGGCACCAAGAGTTAGGCTGGAAATGAGGCCAGTGCAACAGCTACTTGACATATAATTTGCATAGCATGACATTGGTTAGTGGGTAAAATAAacgttgttgtgtgtcttcaagacatttctgatttatggtgattgtattattattactcaCCATGGAACACTGGGAGGTGCAGTATGataaggctcaatgctatggaattctgggatgttttGTAAAGTATTTAGCCTTagctctggtaccataacaaactacaagtcccagtgtggagtcgaaggctttcatggccggcatccatagttttttgtggggtttgggggctatgtggccatgttctagaggagtttcttcctgacgttttgccagcatctgtggctggcccaGGTTTccacatggagccatggcaattaaagcagtctcaaactgcattgtttctgcagtgcaggtgcaaccTAAGAAATGAAACCTGGAAGTTACTTTGCTTTCAATTTTAGCCAATTTTGCAGTTGTCCACCATTGTGTTAGTTCAATAGATCTCATGTTATCACTGGATAAAAGACCATAGGATATTTCCAGTACTGGCCCCAG
This genomic stretch from Sceloporus undulatus isolate JIND9_A2432 ecotype Alabama chromosome 8, SceUnd_v1.1, whole genome shotgun sequence harbors:
- the MPHOSPH6 gene encoding M-phase phosphoprotein 6, with the protein product MARDVKSMLSKNLLRMKFMQRGLDSETKKQLEEEEKKIISEEHWFLDLPELKEKESFIIEERSFAPCEDLLYGRMSFKGFNPEVEKLMIQMNSKYKTEEIEEEDNAMEADVSDEEMARRYETLVGTIGKKFLKKRDRHALQEPKEDENSDGRPSKAKKMFLKPQD